From Bacteroidota bacterium, one genomic window encodes:
- a CDS encoding ABC-F family ATP-binding cassette domain-containing protein, protein MISIQNLSLQFGGQVIIDSISMAMKPGDRIGLVGRNGAGKSTILRILTGLQEYDSGNVVIPQGATLGFLQQEIAAMKGRSVYEEAASAFNEALQIEQRIEEINEQLTIETDYTGKIYNDLLDELNELHHHFEVMDVATVEKQVETVLKGLGFDRNDLSRPVEEFSGGWQMRIELAKILLRKPALILLDEPTNHLDIESIQWLENYLSAYPDSVIIVSHDRKFLDNVTNRTIEIVNKKIYDYPVAYTRFTELRKERIDQQRNTLKNQEKYVEQTEQLIEKFRYKASKAKFAQSLINKLDKMEMTEVDDEETASIKFRFPQPPRSVKKVIEISHLTKKYDVKNILEDISITIERGDKIAFVGKNGEGKSTLSRIIANRESYEGEMVIGSNVVTGYYAQNQADSLDGDETVFDIIDKSATGDIRTKIRSLLGTFLFSGDAIYKKVKVLSGGEKSRLALCKLLLDAQNLLILDEPTNHLDMRSKDVLKNALNTFEGTVILVSHDRDFLQGLTNRVFEFNNKKITEFVGDIYDYLDAKKIESLQELEIKVAAKKTEAVKIPVAPKENQFEKKNKTKELKKFERDVQLSEEKISDLEKKIATIEEQLREPDFYKEQQGNTTVFDNYNALKKQLATVMTEWELHVNSLENFKSENPDL, encoded by the coding sequence GTGATTTCAATACAAAATTTATCGCTTCAATTTGGCGGACAAGTAATAATAGATAGCATTTCAATGGCTATGAAACCCGGCGACAGAATAGGGTTAGTAGGAAGAAACGGTGCAGGAAAATCTACAATACTGCGCATTCTTACAGGACTGCAGGAGTATGATTCGGGCAATGTAGTAATACCACAAGGTGCCACTTTAGGATTCTTACAACAAGAAATTGCCGCTATGAAAGGGCGCAGTGTTTATGAGGAAGCTGCTTCTGCATTTAATGAAGCATTGCAAATTGAACAACGCATTGAAGAAATAAACGAACAACTAACAATCGAAACTGATTACACCGGTAAAATTTATAATGATCTGTTGGATGAATTGAATGAACTGCATCATCATTTTGAAGTGATGGATGTAGCTACTGTTGAGAAGCAAGTGGAGACAGTACTTAAAGGTTTAGGGTTTGACCGCAATGATTTAAGCCGTCCTGTTGAAGAGTTTAGCGGTGGCTGGCAAATGCGTATTGAACTTGCTAAAATTTTATTACGTAAACCTGCGCTTATTTTATTAGATGAACCTACAAATCACTTGGATATTGAAAGTATTCAATGGCTGGAAAATTATTTATCTGCTTATCCCGATTCTGTAATTATTGTTTCTCACGATCGCAAGTTTTTAGATAACGTAACGAATAGAACAATTGAAATAGTAAATAAAAAGATTTATGATTATCCGGTGGCTTATACCCGATTTACTGAATTGAGAAAAGAGCGTATTGATCAACAACGCAATACTTTAAAAAATCAGGAAAAATATGTGGAGCAAACTGAACAGTTAATTGAAAAATTCAGATACAAAGCATCAAAAGCAAAGTTTGCACAATCGCTGATTAACAAGTTAGATAAAATGGAGATGACCGAAGTAGATGATGAAGAAACTGCGAGTATAAAATTCAGATTTCCTCAACCACCAAGATCAGTAAAAAAAGTAATTGAAATCAGTCATCTTACTAAGAAATACGATGTAAAAAATATATTAGAAGATATTTCTATTACTATTGAAAGAGGTGATAAAATTGCATTTGTTGGAAAAAACGGTGAGGGTAAATCCACCCTATCCCGCATCATTGCAAACAGAGAATCCTACGAAGGCGAAATGGTGATTGGAAGTAATGTAGTTACCGGTTATTACGCACAAAATCAGGCGGATTCTTTAGATGGAGATGAAACAGTTTTTGATATTATTGATAAATCAGCAACCGGCGATATACGGACAAAGATTCGCAGTCTGTTAGGTACCTTTCTATTTAGTGGAGATGCTATTTATAAAAAAGTAAAAGTGCTGAGTGGTGGTGAAAAATCACGTCTTGCTTTATGTAAATTATTGCTGGATGCACAAAATCTTTTAATTCTGGATGAGCCGACAAATCACTTAGATATGCGCTCTAAAGATGTATTGAAAAATGCATTAAACACTTTTGAAGGCACTGTAATTTTAGTTTCGCACGACAGAGATTTTTTACAGGGACTTACCAATCGTGTATTTGAATTTAACAATAAGAAAATAACTGAATTTGTTGGTGACATCTACGATTATCTGGATGCAAAAAAAATAGAGAGTCTACAAGAACTTGAAATAAAAGTGGCTGCAAAAAAAACAGAAGCAGTGAAAATTCCTGTTGCTCCGAAAGAAAATCAATTTGAAAAAAAAAATAAAACAAAAGAGCTAAAGAAATTTGAGAGAGATGTACAATTATCAGAAGAAAAAATTTCCGATCTTGAAAAAAAAATAGCCACAATTGAAGAGCAATTGCGTGAACCGGATTTTTATAAAGAACAACAAGGCAATACCACCGTTTTTGATAATTACAATGCATTGAAAAAACAATTAGCAACTGTAATGACTGAATGGGAATTACATGTGAACTCTCTCGAAAATTTTAAATCTGAAAATCCTGATTTATAA
- a CDS encoding DUF2911 domain-containing protein, with product MRIFNIIVLVAVLAITSCSDSQKAGDKKNNTETGEKENRVSPAETATATIGENIVTINYGSPRVKDRTIWGELVPYNEVWRAGANEATTISFTQDVMINGQLLKKDTYAFFAIPTATDWTIIFNLDEKQWGAFKYNETDDALRFTVTPVMTDAFAENLTFNVSPNAVGDGGIIHLSWEKLTLQFEFTNIPEK from the coding sequence ATGCGTATATTCAATATTATAGTTTTAGTTGCTGTATTAGCCATCACTTCTTGCAGCGATTCACAGAAAGCAGGTGATAAAAAAAATAATACAGAAACTGGTGAAAAAGAAAACAGAGTGAGTCCGGCGGAAACTGCTACAGCAACTATCGGAGAAAATATAGTTACAATTAATTACGGATCACCAAGAGTGAAAGACAGAACAATTTGGGGCGAGCTGGTTCCGTATAATGAAGTTTGGCGTGCAGGCGCTAATGAAGCAACCACTATTTCCTTTACTCAGGATGTGATGATTAATGGACAATTATTGAAAAAAGATACTTACGCTTTTTTTGCAATCCCAACTGCAACAGATTGGACAATTATTTTTAATCTGGATGAAAAGCAATGGGGTGCATTTAAATATAATGAAACAGACGATGCTCTTCGCTTTACTGTTACACCGGTAATGACAGATGCATTTGCAGAAAATCTCACTTTTAATGTTTCTCCGAATGCAGTAGGTGATGGTGGAATAATTCACTTATCCTGGGAAAAACTTACTCTACAATTTGAGTTTACAAATATCCCGGAGAAATAA
- a CDS encoding glycine--tRNA ligase, with product MNDADKFKKVISHAKEYGYIFQSSEIYDGLSAVYDYGPYGVMLKNNIKEYWWKAMVQMHENIVGLDTAILMHPTTWKASGHVDAFNDPLIDNKDSKKRYRADNLVEDYIAKQEDKIKKEVEKAAKRFGESFDEAMFISTNPRILEIAERKKNVADRLANAMRENNLEELKQIIIDCEIADPESGSRNWTDVRQFNLMFSTKMGSVAQDADTIYLRPETAQGIFVNFLNVQKTTRQKIPFGIAQIGKAFRNEIVARQFIFRMREFEQMEMQFFVRPGEEMQWYEYWKNNRMQWHLALGTDKTMLKFKNHENLAHYANAAVDIEFQYPFGFKELEGIHSRTDYDLRRHQEFSGKKLQFFDPELNQSYIPYVVETSIGCDRMFLAMLCNAYQEEAVKDDVRTVLKLPASLAPIKVAVLPLMKKDGLAEKAMEIFNTLKYYHLCQYDEKDSIGKRYRRQDAIGTPYCITVDHQTLEDNTVTIRERDSMQQERISIDEVQKVVSEKVDINQILKTLK from the coding sequence ATAAATGATGCGGATAAATTCAAGAAAGTAATCAGTCATGCGAAAGAGTATGGATATATTTTCCAAAGCAGTGAAATTTATGATGGCTTAAGTGCTGTTTATGATTACGGTCCTTATGGTGTAATGCTGAAAAATAATATCAAAGAATATTGGTGGAAAGCAATGGTGCAGATGCATGAAAATATTGTGGGTTTGGATACTGCAATTCTGATGCATCCCACTACATGGAAAGCATCCGGACATGTGGATGCATTTAATGATCCGCTGATTGATAATAAAGATTCAAAGAAAAGATATCGTGCTGATAATTTAGTGGAAGATTATATTGCGAAGCAAGAAGATAAAATAAAAAAGGAAGTTGAAAAAGCAGCTAAACGATTTGGTGAAAGTTTTGATGAAGCGATGTTTATTTCTACGAATCCAAGAATATTAGAAATTGCAGAGCGAAAAAAAAATGTTGCTGACAGGCTCGCTAATGCAATGCGTGAAAATAATCTGGAAGAACTGAAACAAATAATTATTGATTGCGAAATAGCAGATCCCGAATCCGGTTCACGCAACTGGACAGATGTGCGTCAATTCAATTTAATGTTCAGCACAAAAATGGGAAGTGTTGCACAGGATGCGGATACAATTTATTTACGTCCGGAAACTGCACAGGGAATTTTTGTAAATTTTTTAAATGTGCAGAAAACTACTCGTCAAAAAATTCCTTTTGGTATTGCACAAATTGGTAAAGCATTTAGAAATGAAATTGTTGCACGACAATTTATTTTTCGTATGCGTGAATTTGAACAAATGGAAATGCAGTTTTTTGTAAGACCGGGTGAAGAAATGCAATGGTATGAGTACTGGAAAAATAATCGCATGCAATGGCATCTTGCTTTGGGAACAGATAAGACAATGTTGAAATTTAAGAATCATGAAAATCTTGCGCATTATGCAAATGCTGCCGTGGATATAGAATTTCAATATCCCTTTGGATTTAAAGAATTAGAAGGAATTCACAGCAGAACGGATTATGATCTGCGTCGTCATCAGGAATTTTCAGGAAAGAAATTGCAGTTTTTTGATCCGGAATTAAATCAAAGTTATATTCCGTATGTAGTAGAAACTTCTATTGGTTGCGACCGCATGTTTCTTGCGATGTTATGTAATGCATATCAGGAAGAAGCGGTGAAAGATGATGTGCGCACTGTATTAAAACTACCCGCCTCATTAGCACCAATAAAAGTTGCAGTATTACCATTAATGAAAAAAGATGGATTAGCGGAAAAAGCAATGGAAATTTTCAATACATTAAAGTATTATCATCTGTGTCAATACGATGAAAAAGATTCAATCGGAAAACGTTATCGCCGGCAAGATGCAATCGGCACACCATATTGTATCACTGTTGATCATCAAACATTAGAAGATAATACAGTAACAATTCGTGAACGGGATAGTATGCAACAAGAAAGAATTAGTATTGATGAAGTACAAAAAGTAGTTTCCGAAAAAGTGGATATCAATCAAATTTTAAAAACACTTAAGTAG
- a CDS encoding DUF2807 domain-containing protein: MKNFPGNFLTMTGIIALVIVIFSFSLNKKTTTDKSLADENRLVAPFDEIKVSGGFEIKINQGAQTPIKIMGSDEDVKHIKTEVKDKTLKIEIDNNGNKNYNMGKVIIEITVPELYEIEAAGSSTIKCNGTFGGAKDMDFEISGSGTIAIDVNADELDASIAGSGEMMFSGRANEVDFEISGSGNFKCETLIANSAEISISGSGNTYITAQNTLEVNISGSGNVYYGGSPKVNTSISGSGKVQAK; this comes from the coding sequence ATGAAAAACTTTCCGGGTAATTTTTTAACGATGACAGGTATTATTGCCTTAGTAATCGTGATCTTCTCTTTTAGTTTAAATAAAAAAACCACAACTGATAAATCATTGGCTGATGAAAACCGACTTGTAGCCCCTTTTGATGAAATAAAAGTATCCGGTGGTTTTGAAATAAAAATTAATCAGGGAGCACAAACACCAATAAAAATTATGGGTAGTGATGAGGATGTTAAACATATAAAAACTGAAGTAAAAGATAAGACACTGAAAATTGAAATTGATAATAACGGAAATAAAAATTATAATATGGGAAAAGTAATTATTGAAATTACTGTACCTGAATTATATGAAATTGAAGCCGCAGGTTCCAGCACAATAAAATGTAACGGAACATTTGGTGGTGCAAAGGATATGGATTTTGAAATTTCCGGATCGGGCACAATTGCTATTGATGTAAATGCTGATGAGTTAGATGCAAGTATTGCCGGCAGTGGCGAAATGATGTTTAGCGGAAGAGCAAATGAAGTAGATTTTGAAATTTCCGGATCTGGAAATTTTAAATGTGAAACACTTATTGCTAATAGCGCTGAGATTTCAATATCAGGAAGTGGTAATACATATATAACAGCACAAAATACTTTGGAAGTAAATATTTCAGGAAGTGGAAATGTATATTATGGTGGAAGCCCAAAAGTAAATACCAGTATTTCCGGTTCAGGAAAGGTGCAGGCGAAGTAG
- a CDS encoding T9SS type A sorting domain-containing protein codes for MHFNKYICSVLILFLFFTNQIQAQATFNKTIDFSNGDDVGFGIVKLNDGYILIGNGWGYEIGEYFDEKIKYAKIDFEGNLLWQKVLGSVDSQYYSYFIAGQLLTDGNIVFAGSKAADGLSNVLLVKFNPNTGDTIFTKTYFSEQWQTGMQVFEFSNGDLLLFCAGGASVFYRTILKKTDADGNLLWSKLIGDFGEYNSTVMGPIDSENIFYLLHAFIDCPTPIYEIRKFDSAGTILSEEIHEGGCFTNGIKSIVGGYYGGGINKPDYPYNSLVFRLDDSDELLWIFNSTYDIDTIYDNFLQLSVGFEYPNGDLLVIGYLATEPVGDYHGYIARVDINGNAIWEHRYLSPGGLGQDNRIHDIELTDAGGIIIAGAAYGEVYEEDQNFWVMQLDSVGCLVPGCDSLDVSILPMPFNNDFIVFPNPANEYCVIQTGTPLKSNTSIELFSTNGALIKTYQINAGNISATLTLENIPAGMYFIKVQNEDDVNVVLKLMVE; via the coding sequence ATGCATTTTAATAAATACATCTGTTCTGTATTGATTTTATTTCTGTTTTTCACAAATCAAATACAAGCGCAAGCTACATTTAATAAAACCATAGATTTTAGTAATGGAGATGATGTGGGGTTTGGTATTGTAAAATTAAATGATGGATATATTTTAATTGGGAACGGATGGGGTTACGAAATTGGAGAATATTTTGATGAAAAAATTAAATATGCAAAAATTGATTTTGAAGGGAATTTGCTATGGCAAAAGGTTTTGGGAAGTGTTGATTCGCAATACTATTCTTATTTTATAGCTGGTCAATTATTAACTGATGGGAATATTGTATTTGCAGGTTCTAAAGCAGCAGATGGTTTGTCAAATGTGTTGTTAGTCAAGTTTAATCCCAATACCGGAGATACCATTTTTACCAAAACTTATTTTAGCGAACAATGGCAAACAGGTATGCAGGTATTTGAATTCAGCAATGGTGATTTGCTTTTGTTTTGTGCAGGAGGCGCTTCAGTATTTTACCGCACTATCTTAAAGAAAACAGATGCAGATGGAAATTTGCTTTGGAGTAAACTGATTGGTGATTTTGGTGAGTATAATTCAACTGTAATGGGGCCTATTGACTCTGAAAATATCTTTTATTTACTCCATGCTTTTATAGACTGCCCTACACCAATATATGAAATAAGAAAGTTTGATTCTGCGGGTACAATATTAAGTGAAGAAATTCATGAAGGTGGATGTTTTACAAATGGAATAAAATCAATTGTAGGTGGATATTATGGAGGTGGTATAAACAAACCCGATTATCCTTATAACTCTTTGGTTTTCCGTTTAGATGATTCAGATGAATTACTTTGGATTTTCAATTCTACGTATGATATAGACACTATTTATGATAATTTTCTACAGCTTTCCGTTGGGTTTGAATATCCCAATGGTGATTTACTTGTCATTGGTTATCTGGCAACAGAACCCGTAGGAGATTATCATGGCTATATAGCAAGGGTGGATATAAATGGAAATGCGATTTGGGAACACAGATATCTTTCACCCGGCGGCTTAGGTCAGGATAATCGTATTCATGATATAGAACTCACCGATGCCGGAGGTATTATTATAGCAGGTGCTGCGTATGGAGAAGTGTATGAAGAAGATCAGAATTTTTGGGTAATGCAGTTGGATAGTGTGGGTTGCTTAGTGCCGGGTTGTGATAGTTTAGATGTAAGTATTTTACCCATGCCCTTCAATAATGATTTTATAGTATTTCCAAATCCGGCAAATGAATATTGTGTTATTCAAACAGGTACACCATTAAAATCCAATACAAGCATTGAACTGTTTTCAACCAATGGCGCACTCATAAAAACATATCAAATAAATGCAGGAAATATCTCAGCTACTCTAACCCTTGAAAATATTCCGGCGGGCATGTATTTTATAAAAGTGCAGAATGAGGATGATGTAAATGTTGTGTTGAAATTGATGGTGGAATGA
- a CDS encoding T9SS type A sorting domain-containing protein codes for MKTKFPSFYKLFFIFLLFTGSAQGFTQTPEFAPVGVKWWYYFHQYGFPPNQAVYTLEVEKDTIFLGVPCKKIVATIFNGSTPISDQAFYMYQLNDTIFASVEDSFSIVYILKPEPNDSWVMSVTNFYYGEIAPMNPTTVYVDSISYFTFFDVEFQVSHIHMEDWLSLCVADSIVELYGNPNYLLPRYCDLPDLSEPLGIKCFYHPVYGLLNFDGGECDFILEIENSEINYNIYYDILSAQIKISINNSEPIIQFTLYDLNGKFLQGGINCYTGLNIPMYEYPKGIYLLHIKTKSNSSIYKFLK; via the coding sequence ATGAAAACAAAATTCCCTTCTTTTTATAAATTATTTTTTATTTTTTTATTATTTACTGGAAGTGCGCAAGGATTTACACAAACACCGGAGTTTGCACCGGTGGGTGTGAAGTGGTGGTACTATTTTCACCAATATGGATTCCCACCCAATCAAGCAGTTTATACTCTGGAGGTTGAAAAAGATACTATTTTTTTAGGAGTTCCTTGCAAAAAGATAGTTGCAACTATCTTTAATGGTTCCACTCCTATTTCAGATCAAGCATTTTATATGTATCAATTAAACGATACAATTTTTGCTTCAGTCGAAGACAGCTTCAGTATAGTTTATATTTTGAAACCTGAACCTAATGATAGTTGGGTTATGAGTGTTACAAATTTTTATTATGGTGAAATAGCTCCAATGAATCCAACTACAGTTTATGTTGATTCAATTAGTTATTTTACATTCTTTGATGTAGAATTTCAAGTAAGTCATATTCATATGGAGGATTGGTTGAGTTTATGTGTTGCAGATTCCATTGTTGAATTGTATGGAAATCCAAACTATCTCCTCCCAAGATATTGTGATCTTCCAGATTTATCCGAACCACTTGGTATAAAATGCTTTTATCATCCTGTATATGGATTATTGAATTTTGATGGAGGTGAATGTGATTTTATTTTAGAAATAGAAAATAGTGAAATTAATTACAATATTTATTATGATATTTTAAGCGCACAAATAAAAATCTCAATAAATAATTCAGAACCTATAATCCAATTTACTCTTTATGATCTAAATGGTAAATTTTTACAAGGAGGAATAAATTGTTATACTGGACTAAATATTCCGATGTATGAATATCCAAAGGGTATTTATTTGTTACATATTAAAACTAAAAGTAATTCTTCTATTTATAAATTTTTAAAATAA
- a CDS encoding S41 family peptidase, translating to MKTRYLILIFSIAILGSSCNLFFEEEPANDPVSVFEFIWQSFDDSYAPFDERHVNWDSLYLIYRPMVNANTDDDSLYIVITNMLAVLDDGHVQMTVPGKKYFFSNHIYNYQIDDALFDLNVIENNYLDNGFIKDDSEYPGFVFGTINNDITYVNFAYIADNLDVMNDVLDNYDTKGLIIDLRHNSGGDFTWAFSNMNRLIQNRTLIFSSKTKNGKGENDYTDWYDWYIEPQTPYYSKKVVLLTDRYTISAGERTAMIFKTMPNAIVIGDTTNGAHSTMIGRDLANGWYYTLPTQKVKFADCISYEGIGVIPDIYFKNELSDIENGIDRCLEKAIAEF from the coding sequence ATGAAAACAAGATATTTAATATTGATATTTTCTATTGCAATTCTTGGCTCTTCTTGTAATTTATTTTTTGAAGAAGAACCTGCTAATGATCCCGTATCTGTTTTTGAATTTATCTGGCAATCATTCGATGATAGTTATGCACCTTTTGATGAACGCCATGTAAATTGGGATAGCCTGTATCTTATTTATCGCCCGATGGTGAATGCAAATACGGATGATGATTCTTTGTATATTGTTATAACAAACATGCTCGCAGTACTTGATGATGGACATGTGCAAATGACAGTGCCCGGCAAAAAATATTTCTTCTCAAATCATATTTATAATTATCAAATTGATGATGCATTGTTTGATTTAAATGTGATTGAAAATAATTATCTCGACAATGGTTTTATAAAAGATGATAGTGAATATCCGGGTTTTGTATTTGGAACAATTAACAACGATATTACCTATGTAAATTTTGCTTACATCGCAGATAATTTAGATGTGATGAATGATGTGTTGGATAATTATGATACCAAAGGTTTAATCATTGATTTACGACATAATAGTGGTGGTGATTTCACATGGGCATTTTCGAATATGAATCGTTTAATTCAAAACCGCACATTAATATTTTCATCAAAAACAAAAAACGGAAAAGGAGAAAATGATTATACCGATTGGTATGATTGGTATATAGAACCACAAACACCTTATTACTCAAAAAAAGTAGTATTGCTTACAGATAGATATACGATAAGTGCTGGTGAACGCACTGCGATGATATTTAAAACAATGCCGAATGCAATTGTAATTGGTGATACTACGAACGGCGCACATTCTACAATGATTGGTCGTGATCTTGCGAATGGTTGGTATTATACATTGCCAACTCAAAAAGTAAAATTTGCAGATTGTATTTCGTATGAAGGTATTGGTGTAATTCCCGATATATATTTTAAAAATGAGTTATCGGATATAGAAAATGGAATAGATAGATGTTTGGAAAAAGCGATTGCGGAATTTTGA